Part of the Spiroplasma turonicum genome, AGACAAACTTCATGACCAGATGGTTTTAAGATTAGAGAAGTTTTTAATTTGTACAAAGAAATTTATAATATTAATGATAAAGAATGAATCGATGAAGTAATTTCTACATTTGACATAGCAACAAGATGAAATAAAGTTTTAAATAGTTGTAATACTTCCTGATTACAACTTTTTTCAATTGCACTTGCAATCTTACATAAACCTGAACTTGTTGTGCTTGATGAAGTTTCATCAACAATAGGTATTGACTTTAAAGTTAGAATATTAAACTTTTTAAAAAAATATAAAGAAACAAATAATGCAACATTTGTAATAATATCACCTGATGACACAACTTTTCATTATTTATGTAATCGGGTTATAGTTCTAGAATCGGGATTAATATTATCAGATGATTATACAGACGATTGAGACCCAACTATTAACTTCGAAACTTATTCATTAAAAGTAATGGATGCAATTGAAAAAAAAGAAGTTTCATATACTCCTGACCCAATTTTTAAACCTATTTTACAAAACTTTGAGGTTCACTTGAATTTGTTTAAAGAACAATATAATAAGTTTTTAACTATTAATGAACAGTTTGAAAATGAGCAAGATATAGTACATATAAAAAACATTAATTATCATGTAACTGAGTTACATGAAAAGTTAATACAAGTGTCAACCACAGCATTGAGCAAAAAAAATATTGACAATATCAAATTGTTAATATTGAACTTAATTAAATTTATCAAAAAAACAAGAAAGTTTGCTTCAAAATTAGATTCAAGTTTAGTTTATAAAAAATCAATATTTACATTTTTAGATAAAATTACTTTTTTTGTTTATTATTTAGATAATACTTTAATGAAATTATTTAAGTCAAATAATATTTTAGAGTATGCAAGTGAAAAAACCACAAATCTTAGTGAAAAAGATCTTAACAGATTAAAATTATTAAAGAAAAAATATATACAAGAAGAAATTAGAATCATGAAACAAGAAAATAGAATAATGAAAAGATTAGAAAAAAGAAAATAAAGTAGGTAATCAAAATGAAATATAATGGTAGAAAACTATTTAAACTTATTTTTAGTATACAATTTTCAAATTATAAAAGTGATATATTCATAATATTTTCAGGATGATTTATTACAATTGTTACTATGGTTGTTTGGTTAGCATTTAAAAATGCAGGAGAAAATATAGTTTATGACTCATTTATACTTGCAAGTGCAATTGGTATTGGGACAATTAGAAACTGTTTATTCAACTTTATTAAAACAATTCATGATTTTAAACAAAACAATTTTTTTCATAGAATGTTCAGCACAAGTCTTTCTAAAACATTAGTTTTTACAACTATGATATTGTTTAATCAAATTGTTAATCTTTTTGTAACAGGTTCACTAATTGCAATTGCAATGGCATTTGAAGATCAAAGATATTTAATTAAACATGTTAATTGATTGGCATTCTTTGCAGGTTTTTTTCTATTAGTCTTTCTATCAAATATTATGGCTTTTATAGTTGCATTAAGTTGTAAAAAAATTGAAATAGCATATGTAATAGGTAACATATATTATTTTGGACCAGTTTATTTATTAGGTTTGGGTATACCTTATAGAACATTAGAAAAATCTCAAATAGTTATTATTATAAGTTTTTTATTCCCACAAAGGTATATGTTAAATATAATGGCATCAGGATGGATAGATGACCCAAAGATGACTGACAATACATTCAGTTATGGAGGTAATTATTGAATACCTTATTTAGTAAGTATCCTCTTAATATTAATATCATTAATATTTGTAATTAAAATTTTTAGAAGTTTATTTGAAGATGATAATAAAAAATATAAAAGATACTCTAATACTAAAAAACACTTAGGTATAATTTATGCTATAAAAAGAGCTTCAAGTTTTGATGAACTTGATCAAATTATTGAATTAAGAAATATGTTAAATAAAAATACTGAACATAAACTAAAAGAAAAGGGAAGAATGTCATGAAAGAGAACAAAAAAATAATACTTGAAAACAACTCTTCTAATACAAAAATCTTTTTTAGACTTTATTTATTGTGGATTAAGTCATTTATATTTTCTCCACTAAATGTATTTTTAGGTGTGATTTTAATAATATTTACACAATTTATTTGATTAGCATTTAAAGGTTCAGACCCATTTATTTTTGCAAGTGCTATAGGTAGTTTAATTGTAAGGAATAGTTGTCATACATTTTATAGAACAATTAATATGAGTAGAATAACTGGTTTTACAAGTAGAATCACATATACTAAAGCAAATAATTATTTAAGTCCTTTATCTCATTTAGCTGCAAGTTTCACTATTAATTTTATAGTTTCTTTAATCATGCTAGGTTTAACAGTGATTTTTTTTAAAGAACAAAGAACTTTATTAAGTAATGTTAATTGATTTATGTTTGTAAGTGGTTCAATTTTACTTTGACTATTATCTATTTTAATGTGTTATACAGTCTACATTTATTATAAAAATTATACATTAGGTAATATTGTTGTAATTATTATCTATATGTTTTGTTATAATTTTTTAGGACTTGCATTTCCATACCAAAGTATAGCAAAATTAGAATGATTAAATATTCTTTTATATTTATTACCACAAAGATATATGATGAATGTAATGCAAGCTGGATGGGTTAATGCGACATCATTAGTTTATAGCTCACCTAATTTTCCAAGTTCAAGTGTTGATTTCAAGCTTACTAATTATTTATGATTACCTTATTTAGTGACATTTTTATTTATATTCTTATTCTTTATTATAAATTTAACTCATCTTATGAATAGAAATAAACAATTTAAAAAAGATGGTTATGGATCAAGTGTAATTGCAAAGTTATCTAATAAATACATTAGAGATATTAAAAGATGTTCTAATATTGATGAATTAAATGAATTAAGAATAAATCATTTAAATGAAACTGGACACTTTGATTTAATTAGAAACAACGTTCAAAAAAGTAAAATTAGAAAACAAGAGAAAAAATAGGTACAAAATGGAAGAAATAGAATTATTAAAAAACAAAATTAAAGAGTTAGAAGATGAACTATCAGTTTTTAAAACAAAAGAAGATTATTTAAATACTGGTATAGATAAAGTAAAAGGAATTTATGAAGTTACTAGACAAAATGCTGAAAAAATAATTTTTAAAGCTGTTAGTTTTGCATATAGTTTTAAAGAAGAACTTACATTAACATTAAAAAAAATAAAATCAAATCCTTCTAATTATGAAGAGTATGTTAATGAACTGTTAAATAAAAATTCTCATTTATTAGATGAAAATATTGATATTGTAAAAAATAAAATCCAAGAAATTGTAATAAAAATTATTAATAGCAAATAAATATGTATATAATAAATATAGTTATTAAAATGTATAAGTAAGACAACAATTATAAAAACTTTTCTTGTAGAGAGCTAATGTTTGGTGAAAATTAGTAGAAAAATTTATGATTTATCACTTACTTCTAGGCATGAGAGAAGAACGGTATTTTTACTTATTAGAACTCTTCGTTATGGTTGCGTAAATACTAAAATAAAGGAACATAAAAATCTATTTTTTTGTGTTTGAATTAGGATGGTACC contains:
- a CDS encoding ABC transporter permease, which codes for MKYNGRKLFKLIFSIQFSNYKSDIFIIFSGWFITIVTMVVWLAFKNAGENIVYDSFILASAIGIGTIRNCLFNFIKTIHDFKQNNFFHRMFSTSLSKTLVFTTMILFNQIVNLFVTGSLIAIAMAFEDQRYLIKHVNWLAFFAGFFLLVFLSNIMAFIVALSCKKIEIAYVIGNIYYFGPVYLLGLGIPYRTLEKSQIVIIISFLFPQRYMLNIMASGWIDDPKMTDNTFSYGGNYWIPYLVSILLILISLIFVIKIFRSLFEDDNKKYKRYSNTKKHLGIIYAIKRASSFDELDQIIELRNMLNKNTEHKLKEKGRMSWKRTKK
- a CDS encoding ATP-binding cassette domain-containing protein, which translates into the protein MTQKDWIVTLENVSKIFNKKIWAIKKINLKIFRGEGVSVIGPNQSGKSVLGRLIASQIKNTGGILEYNFIQGDALSAIGFQFRQTSWPDGFKIREVFNLYKEIYNINDKEWIDEVISTFDIATRWNKVLNSCNTSWLQLFSIALAILHKPELVVLDEVSSTIGIDFKVRILNFLKKYKETNNATFVIISPDDTTFHYLCNRVIVLESGLILSDDYTDDWDPTINFETYSLKVMDAIEKKEVSYTPDPIFKPILQNFEVHLNLFKEQYNKFLTINEQFENEQDIVHIKNINYHVTELHEKLIQVSTTALSKKNIDNIKLLILNLIKFIKKTRKFASKLDSSLVYKKSIFTFLDKITFFVYYLDNTLMKLFKSNNILEYASEKTTNLSEKDLNRLKLLKKKYIQEEIRIMKQENRIMKRLEKRK